The DNA region AAAAGCATTGATTTGTTCCTGATTTGGTATGACTGTCATATACTTCCAAGAATTGCAATTGGATCGTCTTGCAAATAGTTTCGGACTCTCTGCAACTTTCCAGTCCTTAGGCTTCCATAAGTgctataaaatatttccagtgaaacAACTgtaaggttgggggttttttccccctcttaagAGTCTAAAGAAGGTCAGATAAGAACAGAAAGTTATGCTTTGTGGGGTACTGAAATGCAGAGCAAACATGTAAATGTGAtgtgactgggaaaaaaagccatcaacAATTCAATGACAGATCAATGACTCTGAAGGTAACTGCAGCACTCACTTCATAGGACTAGTTAGTTGTATACACAAAAATTCAAAGAAGGAGACCAGAGGCTATAAACAGCAAATTTCAGCTGGGAAGACAGCACAGACCTTACGAACactctgaaagaagaaactgcTCATTATATGTACaccaacaaaactttttttttaaggcttcagAAAGCCTTAATGGCACTTTTCCCTTATGCTAAAAGGACAGAGAAGTAAATTAGCTCAGATTTTCTATAACAATATCACTCCTGAATTTGTACGTACAGCTGCAGAGGTTAAGATTAGACCTCTGAGAATAAATCAAGAGAGAATGACCAGGTGAACTAGGACAAGGTTCAAATTTAGTGCACAATTGTTCTAGTTCAGCACTTGTCAGTAACTGAACAATCAAGTTGTATAATAATGTGAGCACTACGCATTCTTACACTGGAAAAATTTCTTACATGGAAGCTTTAGTAGGTGTTCTGTAAGAcatccttcaaaaaaaaaaacctcacaatgTAAACACAAAGTGCTATTTCTGCTATTTAAAGCgattaaaaaaacttttaagaataggaaataaaaacttctttcttaactccttttttcagctctgctttgggaATACTTGGGCAAAAGACAGATATGCTTGAGAATCTGCCACACGTATTTCTATGTGAATACTATAGAGAATTCGGCAGCACCTTCATCACACTTTAAACAGTGAGATGTACCTCTGAGTATTTCAGATGTATGTACAAAGACACAAAATCTAAAGGAATGCAGAACAACTATGAGAATTAGATAGGATGTGTTAATCGCCTTGTCTACTTGTGGCAGAAAACTCAAACAACAAACATGAGGATTTGAGGCACCTGGTACAACAGTCACTAACCAGCCCAAAAGCAATCAACAAGCAGCACTCCAGGAAGCAAAAGTTACTTACATCAGAAACCTGGAAGGATGCCccaaagctatttttaattcagaaaaaaattataaaatatcaGAATTTAAATGTATCCTACCTTTTACgtatgttacaaaaaaaaaaaataatcacgtAAAGAGCTCTGCACATTTTCACAAACGCAACTGCTTCACAACCGGGATCGCCAAACAACAGTAACCATCATGCCCACCTCAAGCAACAAAGTCCTGGTAAAATTTTCAAGCACCACAAGAGATAACTCAAAGATGACGTTACTGGGAAGATGCATGCTGCTGAAACTGCAACGCTGACTTAACTATAGGGTGCACCTTTGCAACTCCATCGTTCCCGAAAGCTCTTTTTACGGAAGAGATAAGAAATCAGTACTTTTATAGCTGCTTTTAACATAGCACGCTCTACCATTTAGCTACCCGGTAAGAGTCTCTCGAACAAAGCAGGCCGCTTTGTTGAAAGCGTTCGGACGACCAGCCTGTACTTTCATTAAGAAGGCATTAACGGTACCGTTTTCATATTGCACGAGTTTCTCTCCCAGCTCCACGCAACACCAAGGAAAAGCCTTCTTCCTGCAGCAGTGGCGGATTACGGAAGCTCTCCAGTCAGAGAGAGCACGATCGCTCTCGCAGTCCGGTCCCGGAGAAGCGCGTCGGGATGCGGGAGATGCTGCCGGCTGCGGCGGGAAGGGAAGAGGGTGAGCGAAGGGCCCGAGAACCGAGGGAGGGCCGAGGTTAGCGGCGGAGACGCTCCGGCACCCACGGCCCCACCAAGGAACGGACGCGAAGTCGGGAcgccccgggagggggggggggcggcgggagaggCCGCGGCGCCCGGCGCGGCTGAAGGGAGGCAGCCGCCAGCCCGGGCGAGGAAAGGCCGTCCCCAGGCCAAGGAGGCCGCTCACACCTCAGCGCTGCCCCGCGACGCAGGCCCGCCCGTACCACGCAGGCCTctgcacccccccggccccgagcccggccTCACCTCAGCGCTCCGCCCGGGCCCCGCGCCTCCGGCCTGCCGACaaccgccgccgccacccgcgcGCACGCGCACTCCCGCCCGCCCCGCTATTGGCCGGTTCGAAAGGGCGGAACTATGcgtcccggcgtgccccgcgcgcccgccgctcccggcgtgccgccgcgccgccgcggggcaTGCTGGGACGTGTAGTCGCCGGGCCCGGCGAGGCGGGGAGGGGCTGGGCGGCCGCCGGTCCCTGTCGCTCCCGTTATCATCGGCGGCTGCTAACGGGGGTTcctgggcggcggcgggggcggcgttGCGGCCCCCCGGGGGAGCCACACGGACGTTCCCCGGGAGGGGCTGCGGCGGcctcacccccgccccggggtgcccggggccGCTGTCGGGGTGAGCGCCGTCCGGCTccccccgcgggcggcggcgggtccgGGCCCAGGCGGGTCCCAGCCAGGCCGTACCGCCAGGCCCGTGCCGCGGGGGCAGGGACAGCTACTGCTGGGCTGCAATAACGTTAACGGGCAAACCCGAAATACGAATTATTCCCCCTAAAAAAGAGTCCGAAAGGCGGAGCGACGGCACGGGCACCCCCCGGGTGCCGATGCTCACCTCGGTGTCCCCGCCGGCAGCAGGGCCGAGCCCACCCCGGCCTGCCGCTACCGCGGGCAAGGACAGCACCGGGCTGCAGACCGGGCTCCGCGGCTTGGCGTACCGGCTGCGGGGCGCTGGGAGAGCTTTCTCGTTCCCGCGCACTGAAAATCACCGTGTTTACCCCTTCGggccttttatttctctctttttttttttttttcgttacCCGGTGAAGGCACCCTCGTTATTGCTGCTGTAAACATCCCCTCCGCGCTCGGTACCGGCGGTACCCGCCGAGCCAGTGGCCGCGGTTTCAATACCACTTGCTGCGGGATTTACTTTTTGGTGTCAACGATTGACTCCGTCCTCCGTGGGGAGGCAGCCGTgggtgccccggggcggggagaggaGCCGCGGAGCGCCGGGGTCAACCACCGGGAGCTGCGAGCCTGCTACCTGTCACCGCAAACCAGAAAAACGGTCCCCGTTTCCCAAACCGTTTCTGAGCGTTTGAGAAAGGCCCTTCATCTCCCAGCCAAGCGCAGGGGACCGAGCCCCCGCCGGTCCCGCGGGGCCACGGGCAGGAGTACGGGCAGGCCGGCCTGCGGTTCTCTGCGGGAAACGAGACGACGagcaggaggcagaaaaaaatccaccctcGGCGTTACACGTCGTTTTCGCTCTCCCGTGCATGGGTCCCAGGCGCCGCGGGTCCTTCCCGCAGCGGCggctccccgccctgcccgccccggccgcggggctgcccccggTCCCGGGGTGCCCCTCCGGGCAGGGCCGCCCGGCGGGAACACGCGATCGAGCTGGCAAATTTACAAACGAGGCTTAAAAcgttttattcttttgttttctttctttaaaaatatttacagatctGAAATAAcgcttttttaattaattttttttcttctttttcaagtgGCAGGAtagcgggaggggagggggggtgccTCCGGCGCCCCGGGCTCTCCGTTTGCCCATCCCTCCCATCAGTTTCGTTCCTCTGTCCCCGCCGCGGAGGCGGGCCGGGACCCTGCAcggagcccccgcggcggccccggccccggtctcGGTCTCGGCctcggtcccggtcccggtctcggccccggccccgacggggcggccgcggggaggggagcgtgGCGGCTCAGTAGTCGATCTTGTTGTAGAGGTTGTAGAGCGGTAAGGCCGAGAGGTTGCTGCCGGGGTAGTAGAGAGGGGCGGGGAAGGCGATGGACCGGGGCACCGGCACTCGGAGGAGGGAATTGTCTCTGAACACCAGCGGCATCCCCACCAGAGTCTGCGCCGAGGCGTGGGCCATGTTGGCCGCCTCCAGCTCGGCCGAGAGCTGCCGTTTCCACTTGTTCCTGCGGTTCTGGAACCAGGTCTTCACCTGGGTCTCGGTGAGCTGCaggctggaggccaggcaggccCGCTCCGAGCTGCTCAGGTAGCGCTTCATGTCGAAGGTGGACTCCAGCTGATAGACCTGGCTGCGGCTGAACACCGTGCGCGTCTTCTTCTTGGCTGCGCCGGCCTGCCGGTCCCCGCCGTCGCGCTGCCGGTCCCCGCAGGAGGGCGAGGCGGGTCCCAGcggcttctccttctcctccttacAGTCCTGCTGGGGGGGCGAGAGGAAgggcccccgctccccgctgcccgccgccgccgctccgctccccttGGCGCTGCCTGCAACAGAGCGACAGCGCGGGGGTC from Mycteria americana isolate JAX WOST 10 ecotype Jacksonville Zoo and Gardens chromosome 6, USCA_MyAme_1.0, whole genome shotgun sequence includes:
- the HMX2 gene encoding homeobox protein HMX2; this translates as MSSKEDPSKCCPAAAPISSFTIQSILGSGSAEPPREAGGRAAAWPARGRTLSLSSEDEEPEESWKHRGCFCPEAHGPAEACHKHQPLSFTCLGSAKGSGAAAAGSGERGPFLSPPQQDCKEEKEKPLGPASPSCGDRQRDGGDRQAGAAKKKTRTVFSRSQVYQLESTFDMKRYLSSSERACLASSLQLTETQVKTWFQNRRNKWKRQLSAELEAANMAHASAQTLVGMPLVFRDNSLLRVPVPRSIAFPAPLYYPGSNLSALPLYNLYNKIDY